A single region of the Hyphomicrobiales bacterium genome encodes:
- the alkB gene encoding Alpha-ketoglutarate-dependent dioxygenase AlkB homolog: MVGTGLGMTGALAIRDGVTYHPGYLSAQEQDDLVVALRAILREAPFFTPRMPRTGKPFSVRMSNCGALGWVSDERGYRYQPAHPETGQPWPAMPERLLQAWRELAPTSPTPEACLINFYDAGARMGLHQDRDENDLVTPVVSLSLGDTAVFRIGGTDRRDPTTSLKLASGDALVFGGPARLAFHGIDRVLAGSSTLLHEPPLAGGRINLTLRRVNRATAER, translated from the coding sequence TTGGTGGGGACCGGCTTGGGGATGACAGGGGCGCTTGCCATCCGCGACGGGGTGACCTACCACCCCGGCTATCTCAGCGCGCAGGAGCAGGATGATCTTGTCGTCGCCCTGCGCGCGATCCTGCGGGAAGCGCCGTTCTTCACGCCACGCATGCCGCGCACGGGCAAACCCTTTTCCGTGCGCATGAGCAACTGCGGCGCGCTCGGCTGGGTTTCGGACGAGCGCGGATATCGCTATCAGCCTGCCCATCCCGAGACCGGCCAGCCTTGGCCCGCCATGCCAGAGCGCCTGTTGCAGGCTTGGCGGGAGCTTGCCCCGACCTCACCGACGCCTGAAGCCTGCCTGATCAATTTCTACGACGCAGGCGCGCGCATGGGGCTGCACCAGGACCGGGACGAGAATGATCTCGTGACGCCAGTCGTGTCCCTGTCCCTGGGGGATACCGCGGTGTTCCGCATCGGGGGCACCGACCGGCGCGACCCCACAACCTCGTTGAAGCTCGCATCCGGCGACGCGCTCGTCTTCGGCGGCCCGGCGAGGCTCGCTTTCCACGGCATCGACCGGGTCCTGGCCGGATCTTCCACGCTGCTTCATGAGCCGCCTCTGGCCGGCGGCCGCATTAACCTCACCCTGCGCCGTGTCAACCGCGCGACGGCGGAGCGATAG
- the glnD gene encoding (Protein-PII) uridylyltransferase / (Protein-PII)-UMP uridylyl-removing enzyme, translating into MARAPADPVQAAIAVLQANFGNDTIALRNGLVTYLKDIHERGLLHAEERLLAERDGLACAHRLSATMDRIITITFGVVTQLLHPQPEAAGTTTLASTLAIVAVGGYGRGTLAPGSDVDVLFMMSAPAKPKGSLRSRNNQTPATAQAAWGERVVEAVLYVLWDLKLKVGHATRTVDESILEATNDLTIRTAILEARYLVGDRTLFDELVTRFDKEIVSGTAPAFVEAKLAERDARLRRAGTSRYVVEPNVKDGKGGLRDLNTLFWIAKYAYRVRDVKELVTAGLFTQDEFALFQRCESFLWRVRCHMHFVTGRAEERLSFDLQPPIALRNGYIAHGGLSAVERFMKRYFLTAKDVGDLTAIVCAALEARHAKPRPVLDRFVSRLRSRRNYRTLESRDFILDNNRITIANNEVFKRDPINLIRLYWLADRHSYAIHPDASRLATRSLTLIDRSVRNDPEANRLFLDVLTSHNAPEVVLRRMNESGVLGRFIPEFGRIVALMQFNMYHHYTVDEHLLRSVGVLADIDAGRADAEHPLSGEVIGTIQNRQALYVAVFLHDVAKGRQSDHSAGGARVTRKLGPRFGLTPAETETAAWLVDNHLLMSMVAQSRDINDPSTIRSFAGTVQTMERLKLLLILTVCDIKAVGPGVWNGWKGELLRSLYYETQIALTGGHISASRNERVSAAQAELREALPDWSGAEFAAYAARHYAPYWLKVDLSRKIQHARLIRRAEETGETTVTAVETDGFRGVTELVAAAPDHPRLLAILTGACAAAGGNIVDAQIFTTTDGLALDTLVISRAFDRDDDELRRGERIAQAIKRALTGEVRIADLVASRRPKKDRSRTFQVPTEVIVDNSLSDRHTVLEVSGLDRPGLLYDLTTVLSQLNLNIASAHIATYGEKVVDVFYVTDLTGAKVDNTNRQTAIRRAIERIFQDEDASSADSKTG; encoded by the coding sequence ATGGCGCGCGCGCCGGCTGATCCTGTCCAGGCTGCGATTGCCGTGCTCCAAGCCAACTTCGGCAACGACACCATCGCTTTGCGCAATGGCCTTGTCACCTATCTCAAGGACATACACGAACGTGGCCTTCTCCATGCGGAAGAGCGCCTGCTCGCCGAACGGGACGGCTTGGCCTGCGCCCACCGCCTGTCGGCGACGATGGACAGGATCATCACCATCACCTTCGGGGTGGTGACGCAGCTCCTGCATCCGCAGCCGGAAGCGGCAGGCACCACGACACTCGCCTCCACCCTCGCGATCGTCGCGGTGGGGGGATATGGCCGCGGGACGCTGGCGCCTGGCTCCGATGTCGACGTCCTCTTCATGATGAGCGCTCCGGCCAAGCCGAAGGGCTCGCTGCGGTCGCGCAACAACCAAACTCCGGCCACGGCGCAGGCCGCCTGGGGAGAGCGGGTCGTCGAGGCCGTGCTCTATGTGCTCTGGGACCTCAAGCTGAAGGTCGGGCACGCCACGCGTACCGTTGACGAATCGATCCTGGAGGCGACCAACGACCTGACCATTCGGACGGCGATCCTGGAAGCGCGCTATCTCGTCGGGGACAGGACACTGTTCGACGAGCTGGTTACCCGCTTCGACAAGGAAATCGTCAGCGGCACGGCACCTGCCTTCGTCGAGGCCAAGCTCGCCGAGCGCGACGCCCGGCTGCGCCGCGCCGGCACGTCGCGTTACGTGGTGGAACCGAACGTCAAGGACGGCAAGGGCGGCCTTCGCGACCTGAACACGCTGTTCTGGATCGCCAAATATGCCTATCGCGTGCGCGACGTGAAGGAGCTCGTCACCGCCGGATTGTTCACCCAGGATGAATTCGCGCTGTTCCAGCGCTGCGAGTCGTTTCTCTGGCGGGTACGTTGCCACATGCATTTCGTGACGGGGCGTGCCGAGGAGCGCCTGTCGTTCGACCTGCAGCCGCCTATCGCGCTCCGCAACGGCTATATCGCCCATGGCGGCCTCTCGGCCGTCGAGCGTTTCATGAAGCGCTATTTCCTCACGGCCAAGGATGTCGGCGACCTCACGGCCATCGTCTGCGCGGCTCTGGAGGCCCGCCACGCAAAGCCCCGCCCGGTGCTCGACCGCTTCGTCAGCCGGCTGCGCAGCCGCCGCAACTACCGTACGCTGGAATCCCGTGATTTCATCCTCGACAACAATCGGATCACGATCGCCAACAACGAGGTTTTCAAGCGCGACCCGATCAACCTCATCAGGCTCTATTGGCTCGCTGACCGCCACAGCTACGCCATCCATCCCGATGCCAGCCGCCTGGCGACGCGCTCGCTGACATTGATCGACCGTTCGGTTCGTAACGACCCGGAAGCCAATCGGCTGTTCCTGGATGTCCTGACGTCCCACAACGCGCCTGAGGTCGTCCTGCGGCGTATGAACGAATCCGGTGTCCTCGGGCGCTTCATCCCGGAATTCGGCCGCATCGTCGCGCTGATGCAGTTCAACATGTACCACCACTACACGGTGGACGAACATCTCCTGCGCTCCGTCGGCGTGCTTGCCGATATCGATGCCGGGCGGGCCGATGCGGAGCATCCGCTGTCGGGGGAGGTCATCGGCACGATTCAGAACAGGCAGGCGCTTTACGTCGCGGTGTTCCTCCATGACGTTGCCAAGGGACGCCAGAGCGATCACTCCGCCGGCGGCGCGCGTGTCACCCGCAAGCTCGGACCGCGCTTCGGCTTGACCCCAGCGGAGACGGAAACGGCGGCCTGGCTCGTCGACAATCACCTTCTGATGTCGATGGTCGCCCAGAGCCGCGACATCAACGATCCGTCGACCATCCGCAGCTTCGCGGGCACTGTTCAGACGATGGAGCGGCTCAAGCTGCTCCTCATCCTCACGGTCTGCGATATCAAGGCCGTTGGCCCGGGAGTCTGGAATGGCTGGAAGGGCGAGCTGCTGCGCAGCCTCTATTATGAGACGCAGATCGCGCTGACCGGTGGTCACATCTCGGCAAGCCGCAATGAGCGTGTCAGCGCCGCGCAGGCCGAACTGCGCGAGGCGCTGCCGGACTGGTCCGGCGCGGAATTCGCCGCCTATGCCGCGCGACATTATGCGCCCTACTGGCTCAAGGTGGATCTTTCCCGCAAGATTCAGCACGCCCGGCTTATCCGGCGCGCGGAGGAAACCGGCGAGACCACGGTGACCGCTGTGGAAACCGATGGTTTCCGCGGCGTCACCGAGCTGGTTGCCGCCGCGCCCGACCATCCGCGCCTGCTCGCCATCCTCACCGGGGCCTGCGCGGCGGCCGGCGGCAATATCGTCGATGCCCAGATTTTCACGACGACGGATGGCCTCGCGCTCGACACCCTGGTCATCTCGCGGGCCTTCGATCGCGACGATGACGAACTCCGGCGCGGCGAGCGGATCGCGCAGGCCATCAAGCGGGCCCTGACAGGCGAAGTGCGCATCGCCGATCTGGTCGCGTCGCGCCGCCCGAAGAAGGACCGCAGCCGCACTTTCCAGGTCCCGACCGAGGTCATTGTCGACAACAGTCTGTCAGACCGGCACACGGTGCTCGAAGTCTCGGGGCTCGACCGGCCCGGGCTCCTCTATGACCTCACGACGGTGCTCAGCCAGCTCAATCTGAACATCGCGTCGGCCCATATTGCCACCTACGGCGAGAAGGTGGTGGACGTCTTCTATGTCACGGATCTCACCGGCGCCAAGGTCGACAATACCAACCGGCAGACCGCCATCCGTCGCGCAATCGAGCGCATATTCCAGGATGAGGACGCAAGTTCCGCTGATAGCAAAACCGGATAG
- the grpE gene encoding Protein GrpE, producing MTQTPPRPEQADAENNAFETDETLAGNVQDEITAEAAAIAALEAEKRELKDKLLRTLAEMENLRRRTEREIADARAYGVTSFARDMLSAVDNIRRAIEMIPAEIREQADNPVKPFLEGIELTERDLIKTLERHGVRKLDPVDQKFDPNVHQAMFEVEDASKPHGTVVQVIQSGFVIGERVLRPAMVGVSKGGPKLAAGTDAGPVQ from the coding sequence ATGACCCAGACGCCGCCCCGCCCCGAGCAGGCTGACGCCGAGAACAACGCCTTCGAGACAGATGAGACGCTCGCAGGCAATGTCCAAGACGAGATCACTGCCGAGGCAGCGGCGATCGCCGCGCTTGAGGCGGAAAAGCGTGAGCTGAAGGACAAGCTCCTGCGGACACTCGCCGAGATGGAAAACCTCCGCCGGCGCACGGAGCGTGAAATCGCTGATGCCCGGGCCTATGGCGTCACCAGCTTCGCGCGGGATATGCTATCGGCTGTCGACAATATCCGCCGCGCTATCGAGATGATCCCAGCAGAGATCCGGGAGCAGGCAGACAACCCGGTCAAGCCGTTCCTTGAAGGCATCGAGCTGACCGAGCGCGACCTGATCAAGACCCTTGAACGCCATGGCGTGCGCAAGCTCGACCCCGTCGATCAGAAGTTCGATCCGAATGTGCATCAGGCGATGTTCGAGGTCGAGGATGCCAGCAAGCCTCACGGCACTGTGGTGCAGGTGATCCAGTCAGGCTTCGTCATCGGTGAGCGCGTGCTGCGACCGGCCATGGTCGGCGTATCGAAAGGCGGCCCCAAGCTTGCAGCCGGCACCGATGCGGGCCCCGTCCAATAA
- a CDS encoding conserved exported hypothetical protein (Evidence 4 : Unknown function but conserved in other organisms) has protein sequence MMRQSVVTVLLAFVLAAFASTVRAADPVFPSGLNIGLVPPGEMREAKNFLGFEDEASGAAILMTELPADAYSRVVEGLKVGEMEKQGLAGVKREDWKLAGAKALFVSARQQAGAHVINKWVVVASSPLGTAVVTVQVPESNSSAYSDETVRTALKSLVFRKPPPMEEQIAALPFSLGKQAGFRVSRVLAGTGLLMTEGPKDSIKGAEQPIVIVASGDGAIPGTLDQDRFARQAFSGLASIVAPEIKTARNLTLQNVPWHEITAVAQDSETKDKVFVMQAIRFDTTRYIRLIAMSRERDQKKMLVRFETIRDSIAPKPEKAKD, from the coding sequence ATGATGCGACAATCGGTTGTCACCGTGCTTCTTGCCTTTGTCCTTGCGGCCTTCGCGTCGACCGTGCGCGCGGCGGACCCCGTCTTTCCATCAGGACTGAATATCGGCCTTGTGCCGCCGGGCGAGATGCGCGAGGCCAAGAATTTCCTCGGCTTCGAGGATGAAGCATCGGGGGCGGCCATCCTGATGACCGAGCTTCCGGCGGATGCCTATTCCCGCGTCGTCGAGGGGCTGAAGGTCGGCGAAATGGAGAAGCAGGGCCTCGCGGGGGTCAAGCGCGAGGATTGGAAGCTCGCGGGCGCGAAGGCTCTCTTCGTCAGTGCGCGGCAGCAGGCCGGGGCCCATGTCATCAACAAATGGGTTGTCGTGGCTTCGTCGCCGCTCGGTACGGCGGTGGTCACGGTTCAGGTCCCTGAGTCCAACTCCAGTGCCTACAGCGATGAGACCGTCCGTACCGCTTTGAAGAGCCTCGTTTTCCGCAAGCCTCCGCCGATGGAAGAGCAGATTGCAGCGCTTCCCTTCTCGCTCGGAAAACAGGCGGGTTTCCGGGTGTCGCGCGTGCTGGCGGGCACGGGTTTGCTTATGACCGAGGGCCCCAAGGACAGCATCAAGGGTGCGGAGCAGCCGATCGTCATTGTTGCATCGGGTGATGGGGCCATTCCCGGCACGCTTGATCAGGACCGTTTCGCGCGTCAGGCCTTCAGTGGCTTGGCGAGTATCGTCGCGCCCGAAATCAAGACCGCGCGCAATCTGACGCTGCAGAATGTGCCGTGGCACGAGATTACCGCTGTCGCCCAGGATTCGGAGACCAAGGACAAGGTCTTCGTCATGCAGGCTATCCGCTTCGACACGACGCGTTATATCCGCCTGATCGCCATGTCGCGGGAGCGTGACCAGAAGAAGATGCTCGTGCGTTTCGAGACGATTCGCGACAGCATTGCGCCGAAGCCCGAGAAGGCCAAGGATTGA
- the uppP gene encoding Undecaprenyl-diphosphatase, translating into MNTFDVVSAAILGLVEGLTEFLPVSSTGHLLLLGHFLGFESKGRTFEVLVQLGAILAIVSVYFHRLVTIATKLPYDPAVQRFVLGVLVAFLPAMVIGAFAHSFIKEVLFNPWIVCVSLIVGGFILMVVDQRGLGGRYRDISEFPLSMTLKIGFFQCLAMIPGVSRSGATIVGAMLLGSNKRAATEFSFFLAMPTMAGAFAYDLYKNYSLLDAHDIGLVAIGFVMAFISGLFVVRSLLDYVSRHGFILFAWWRIVVGAAGLAGLIVFG; encoded by the coding sequence ATGAATACATTCGATGTCGTGTCGGCGGCCATCCTTGGCCTTGTCGAGGGTCTGACAGAGTTTCTGCCCGTCTCCTCGACCGGGCATCTTCTGCTTCTCGGCCACTTTCTCGGCTTCGAATCGAAGGGGAGGACCTTCGAGGTTCTGGTCCAGCTCGGCGCCATCCTCGCGATCGTTTCCGTCTACTTCCACCGCCTCGTCACCATCGCGACGAAGCTGCCGTATGATCCGGCCGTGCAGCGTTTTGTCCTCGGCGTTCTTGTCGCCTTCTTGCCGGCGATGGTGATTGGCGCCTTCGCGCATAGCTTCATCAAGGAGGTGCTGTTCAACCCATGGATCGTGTGCGTCAGCCTCATCGTGGGTGGCTTCATCCTCATGGTCGTGGATCAGCGGGGGCTCGGCGGCCGCTATCGCGACATCTCGGAGTTTCCGCTCAGCATGACGCTGAAGATCGGCTTCTTTCAATGCCTCGCCATGATTCCCGGTGTATCGCGTTCCGGTGCCACGATCGTCGGCGCCATGCTGCTGGGCTCCAACAAGCGCGCGGCGACGGAGTTCTCCTTCTTTCTGGCGATGCCGACCATGGCGGGCGCCTTCGCCTATGATCTCTACAAGAACTACAGCCTGCTCGACGCCCACGACATCGGGCTCGTCGCCATCGGCTTCGTTATGGCCTTCATCTCGGGCCTGTTCGTGGTCAGGAGCTTGCTCGACTATGTCAGCCGCCACGGTTTTATTCTGTTCGCGTGGTGGCGCATCGTGGTCGGCGCGGCCGGGCTTGCCGGGCTTATCGTCTTTGGCTGA
- the fzlA gene encoding FtsZ-localized protein A, producing MATFHHYSFCPQSRFIRLVLGEMGIAPATVEEKPWEHSHSLLMINPAGNLPVFVEEQGLAVPGAAVIAEYLDETRGLGLEGRRLLPDHPADRVEVRRLMDWFLVKFYEEVSAYLVTEKIYKRFMKAELGGGPPDMGAIRAGRSNVRYHLQYIGFLIGKRNWLAGPDLTYADLAAAAHLSCVDYLGDVPWEEDETAKAWYARVKSRPSFRALLTDRVPGMAPAAHYEDLDF from the coding sequence ATGGCGACCTTCCACCACTATTCCTTCTGTCCTCAGTCGCGCTTCATCCGCCTTGTGCTGGGCGAGATGGGGATCGCGCCTGCCACGGTTGAGGAAAAGCCCTGGGAGCACAGCCATAGCCTGCTGATGATCAATCCAGCGGGGAACCTTCCCGTCTTCGTCGAGGAACAGGGCCTCGCGGTGCCCGGCGCCGCTGTCATCGCCGAATATCTCGACGAAACGCGTGGCCTCGGTCTCGAAGGCCGGCGCCTCCTGCCGGATCATCCGGCCGATCGCGTCGAGGTTCGCCGCCTGATGGACTGGTTCCTTGTGAAATTCTACGAGGAAGTCTCGGCCTATCTGGTCACCGAGAAAATCTACAAGCGTTTCATGAAGGCGGAACTGGGCGGCGGCCCGCCGGATATGGGTGCTATTCGCGCAGGCCGTAGCAATGTGCGCTATCACCTGCAATATATTGGCTTCCTGATCGGCAAAAGGAACTGGCTTGCCGGACCGGATCTGACCTATGCGGATCTGGCAGCGGCGGCTCATTTGTCCTGTGTCGACTATCTCGGCGATGTGCCGTGGGAAGAGGATGAAACCGCCAAGGCATGGTACGCGCGCGTCAAATCGAGGCCGTCCTTCCGCGCTCTGCTGACGGACCGGGTACCGGGCATGGCACCGGCGGCCCATTACGAGGACCTCGACTTCTAG
- the queG gene encoding Epoxyqueuosine reductase, whose amino-acid sequence MGFDDVRIARPDAIPHAPERLAAWLEAGYAGSMTWMGETPDRRADPRTLWSEVRSVVMLGMNYGPSSDPLASLALENHATISVYARNRDYHDVIKGKLKQVAGFLASSGGADVKVFVDTAPVMEKPLAEAAGLGWQGKHSVLVSRAFGSWLFLGSIFTTAELPFDEPGAPLCGSCKRCLTICPTEAFPAPYQLDARRCISYLTIEHKGPIDRDLRPLMGNRVFGCDDCLAVCPWNKFAEAGREAKIVAGADYEAPALADLAELDDKAFRLRFAGSPVKRTGRDRFMRNVLIAIGNSGNADMAAVARAKLMEDNPLVRGAAVWALSRLLSPEAFAALLPRYADGEADETVMAEWHAGLAIADVHRAARSSATCSRSSEMPGKKP is encoded by the coding sequence ATGGGCTTCGACGACGTGCGTATTGCACGTCCTGACGCCATCCCGCATGCCCCTGAACGCCTCGCGGCCTGGCTTGAAGCGGGCTACGCTGGCAGCATGACCTGGATGGGTGAGACGCCAGATCGCCGAGCTGATCCACGCACGCTGTGGTCTGAAGTGCGCTCAGTCGTGATGCTCGGCATGAACTATGGCCCGTCGAGCGATCCGCTCGCTTCGTTGGCTTTGGAGAACCACGCGACGATCTCGGTCTATGCCCGCAATCGTGATTATCACGACGTCATCAAGGGCAAGCTCAAGCAGGTCGCGGGTTTCCTGGCGTCTTCCGGAGGGGCTGATGTCAAGGTCTTCGTCGATACCGCGCCGGTCATGGAAAAACCGCTCGCGGAAGCGGCCGGCCTCGGATGGCAGGGAAAGCACAGCGTGCTCGTGTCGCGCGCGTTTGGAAGCTGGCTCTTCCTCGGCTCGATCTTCACCACCGCGGAGCTGCCCTTCGACGAGCCTGGCGCGCCGCTGTGCGGCAGTTGCAAGCGCTGCCTCACGATTTGCCCGACGGAGGCCTTCCCCGCGCCCTACCAGCTCGACGCGCGGCGCTGCATTTCGTACCTCACGATCGAACACAAGGGACCGATCGACCGCGACCTTCGCCCTCTCATGGGCAACCGCGTGTTCGGCTGTGACGATTGCCTTGCCGTCTGTCCCTGGAACAAATTTGCCGAGGCTGGACGTGAGGCCAAGATTGTCGCCGGCGCGGACTATGAGGCGCCCGCCCTGGCCGATCTGGCGGAGCTCGACGATAAAGCCTTCCGTCTGCGCTTTGCCGGATCACCGGTGAAGCGCACGGGCCGTGATCGCTTCATGCGCAATGTGCTGATCGCCATCGGCAATTCCGGCAACGCCGATATGGCGGCAGTGGCCCGTGCCAAGCTGATGGAGGACAATCCACTGGTTCGCGGTGCCGCGGTATGGGCTTTGTCCCGCCTTCTTTCTCCCGAGGCTTTCGCCGCGCTTCTTCCCCGCTACGCGGACGGCGAGGCCGACGAAACCGTGATGGCCGAATGGCATGCGGGTTTGGCCATCGCAGACGTGCATCGAGCGGCGCGGAGTTCCGCAACCTGCAGCAGATCCAGCGAAATGCCGGGGAAAAAACCATGA
- a CDS encoding Nucleoside-diphosphate-sugar epimerase — translation MRLFIFGLGFSAQAYIRLHGSQLTAIAGTSRSKSHVAAPEQPVSVELFSFTGTEVADPAISAWLATADGVLVSVPPGPGGCPALRAFGPQIAAARNIRWIGYLSTVGVYGDHGGAWVDETSALVTHNARSLLRIEAEKAWTTLAASADRALDILRLPGIYGPGRNVLVDLAAGRARRIARQGQVFNRIHVDDIAATLAALTARAAGNPAEARVGIYNVSDDEPAPQADVITYAAGLLGITPPPETTLEEAGLSPMGLSFWAENKRITNTKLKTELGVRLAYPNYRTGLDALLAAGDGRPTAP, via the coding sequence ATGAGACTTTTCATATTTGGGCTCGGTTTTTCCGCCCAGGCTTACATCAGGCTGCATGGTTCGCAACTCACCGCGATCGCGGGCACCTCCCGCAGCAAGAGCCACGTTGCGGCGCCCGAGCAGCCAGTCTCCGTCGAATTATTCAGCTTCACGGGCACGGAAGTGGCCGACCCGGCGATTTCAGCCTGGCTTGCCACAGCTGATGGCGTGCTCGTCAGCGTTCCACCTGGGCCAGGTGGCTGCCCGGCGTTGCGCGCGTTTGGCCCACAGATCGCGGCTGCCCGCAACATCCGATGGATCGGTTACCTCTCGACGGTCGGCGTTTACGGGGATCACGGCGGCGCCTGGGTGGACGAGACATCAGCGCTCGTCACCCACAACGCCCGTTCGCTCCTGCGCATAGAAGCCGAAAAGGCATGGACGACCTTGGCCGCGTCTGCGGACCGCGCGCTCGACATCCTGCGCCTCCCTGGCATCTATGGGCCCGGCCGCAACGTGCTGGTGGATCTGGCGGCCGGCCGCGCGCGCCGCATCGCAAGGCAGGGCCAGGTCTTCAACCGTATCCATGTGGATGATATCGCCGCGACGCTCGCCGCCCTCACCGCGCGCGCCGCCGGAAATCCGGCGGAGGCGCGCGTTGGCATCTATAACGTCAGCGACGACGAGCCCGCTCCTCAGGCCGACGTGATCACCTATGCCGCGGGACTGCTCGGGATAACGCCCCCGCCCGAGACGACGCTGGAGGAGGCCGGGCTGTCACCCATGGGCCTGAGCTTCTGGGCAGAAAACAAGCGCATCACCAACACCAAGCTCAAGACCGAGCTTGGTGTTCGCCTCGCCTACCCCAACTACCGGACGGGCCTGGACGCCTTGCTTGCCGCCGGAGATGGCCGCCCGACGGCACCATAA
- the olsB gene encoding L-ornithine N(alpha)-acyltransferase — MVQGPLQSKKAWVDKVPAGALGAIAGKFLPSTWAPSNWAPGNWSVGRLASASLSDHGEPVLGRMGSLEVRLATTKKELKQAQRLRYRVFYDEMSAIPNAASMIARRDVDDYDAICDHLLVLDHDAPRRPFRAATPQVVGTYRLLRQEVADRNFGFYTASEFEITKLTESNPRLRFLELGRSCVLKPYRNKRTVELLWYGIWNYIRNHRVDVMFGCASLEGTDPERLAMPLSFLHHHALSPEPWRVRALPERFATMDRMPAASLDTKAALHSLPPLVKGYLRLGATFGEGAVIDRQFGTTDVLVMLPVPTINPRYLEHFGATANRQSA, encoded by the coding sequence ATGGTCCAGGGTCCCCTTCAGTCGAAGAAGGCATGGGTGGACAAAGTACCCGCAGGTGCTTTGGGTGCCATTGCCGGCAAATTTTTGCCGTCAACCTGGGCACCGTCCAACTGGGCGCCGGGCAATTGGAGTGTAGGGCGCTTGGCATCCGCGTCACTGTCTGACCATGGGGAACCTGTTCTGGGCCGCATGGGCTCACTTGAGGTGAGACTGGCCACGACCAAGAAGGAATTGAAGCAGGCGCAGCGCCTGCGTTACCGCGTCTTCTATGATGAGATGTCGGCTATCCCGAACGCCGCCTCGATGATCGCCCGGCGCGATGTGGACGACTACGACGCCATCTGCGACCACCTGCTCGTCCTGGATCACGACGCGCCGCGCCGCCCCTTCCGCGCGGCCACACCCCAGGTCGTCGGTACGTATCGCCTCCTGCGCCAGGAGGTTGCGGATCGCAATTTCGGCTTCTACACAGCGAGCGAATTCGAAATTACAAAGCTCACGGAGAGCAACCCGCGTCTGCGCTTCCTGGAACTCGGCCGCTCCTGCGTGCTGAAGCCCTATCGCAACAAGCGTACCGTGGAATTGTTGTGGTATGGCATCTGGAATTATATCCGCAATCACCGCGTTGACGTCATGTTCGGATGTGCGAGTCTTGAGGGCACGGATCCGGAGCGGCTCGCGATGCCATTGAGCTTCCTGCATCACCACGCCCTGTCACCGGAGCCCTGGCGCGTGCGGGCCCTGCCGGAGCGTTTCGCCACCATGGACAGGATGCCCGCCGCGAGCCTGGATACCAAGGCTGCGCTGCATAGCCTGCCGCCGTTGGTGAAAGGCTATCTGCGGCTCGGCGCGACCTTCGGGGAGGGGGCGGTCATCGACCGGCAGTTCGGGACGACGGATGTACTGGTCATGTTGCCGGTCCCCACCATCAATCCCCGCTACCTCGAACATTTCGGCGCGACGGCCAATCGGCAATCAGCCTGA